In Triticum aestivum cultivar Chinese Spring chromosome 5B, IWGSC CS RefSeq v2.1, whole genome shotgun sequence, the following proteins share a genomic window:
- the LOC123112723 gene encoding 2-alkenal reductase (NADP(+)-dependent), whose translation MHLRCGPLFPAPHALSARGCTPTTHPLDPPHTKPTRPNAWFIVSRLLQITSSSARPRKEAMAAAAAAEVSNNRVILKRHVTGFPTEDDMELVPATARLAVPPGSAAVLVKNLYLSCDPYMRSRMSRHDEPSYVPDFVQGEVLTTLGVSKVVESGHQDYKPGDLVWGMTGCEEYTLITNLQTHFKINHPELPLSYYTGVLGMPGLTAYAGFFDVAKPKKGDYVFVSAASGAVGQLVGQLAKISGCYVVGSAGSDEKVNLLKTKFGFDDAFNYKKEQDLNATLKRCFPEGIDIYFENVGGAMLDAVLLNMRLHGRVSVCGMISQYNLEQLEGVHNLFSIVAKRIRMEGFIVMDHYGSYRKFEEEMAGYLKEGKITYVEDVAEGIESFPSALIGLFYGRNIGKQLVAVARE comes from the exons ATGCATCTCCGGTGCGGTCCCCTCTTCCCCGCGCCCCACGCATTAAGCGCGCGCGGCTGCACCCCCACCACGCACCCGCTCGATCCGCCACACACGAAACCCACCCGACCGAACGCGTGGTTCATAGTATCTAGACTACTGCAGATCACCAGCTCATCGGCGCGTCCGAGGAAGGaagcaatggcggcggcggcggcggcggaggtgagcaACAATAGGGTGATCCTGAAGCGCCACGTGACGGGGTTCCCCACCGAGGACGACATGGAGCTTGTCCCCGCGACGGCGCGCCTGGCCGTGCCGCCCGGGTCGGCCGCGGTGCTGGTCAAGAACCTCTACCTCTCCTGCGATCCCTACATGCGCAGCCGGATGTCAAGGCACGACGAGCCCAGCTACGTCCCGGACTTCGTCCAGGGGGAG GTTTTAACTACTTTGGGCGTAAGCAAGGTGGTGGAATCCGGGCACCAGGATTACAAGCCAGGCGATCTGGTTTGGGGAATGACAGGATGTGAAGAGTACACTTTGATCACGAACCTGCAGACACATTTCAAGATCAACCATCCTGAATTGCCGCTGTCATACTACACAGGAGTACTTG GCATGCCTGGTCTTACTGCCTATGCTGGATTTTTTGACGTGGCCAAGCCAAAGAAGGGCGACTATGTCTTCGTGTCAGCAGCGTCAGGTGCTGTCGGGCAGCTTGTCGGGCAGCTTGCCAAAATCTCTGGCTGCTATGTGGTTGGTAGTGCCGGTTCTGATGAGAAG GTCAACCTCCTAAAAACAAAGTTTGGGTTTGACGATGCCTTCAACTACAAGAAGGAGCAGGACCTGAACGCCACACTGAAGAG GTGCTTCCCGGAGGGCATTGACATCTACTTCGAGAACGTGGGTGGTGCAATGCTGGATGCGGTGCTTCTCAACATGAGGCTGCACGGGCGGGTGTCGGTGTGCGGGATGATCTCGCAGTACAACCTGGAGCAGCTCGAGGGCGTGCACAACCTCTTCAGCATCGTCGCCAAGCGCATCCGCATGGAGGGGTTCATCGTGATGGATCACTACGGCAGCTACAGAAAGTTCGAAGAGGAGATGGCCGGCTACCTCAAGGAAGGGAAGATCACCTACGTGGAGGACGTTGCCGAGGGGATCGAGAGCTTCCCATCTGCGCTCATCGGGCTCTTCTACGGGCGCAACATCGGAAAGCAGCTGGTGGCCGTCGCACGAGAGTGA